The window tctctcacacacacacacacgcacacacacaaacacacacacagtacacaCATCAGGGAGACAGCAAGGTTGGACTGCTGTTTTCCCCTGGGGTGCACAACCTTATCCACAGGGGTGCTTATTGCAAGTGGAATCACACTACACCTTAACTCCGTTACACGGACACACACGCATATATTAtcgctgcatttgtgtgtgtgtgtgttttgactCCAGGATAAAGCCATCAGTATCTGGGAGTCAAAGGGCTTCTTCATAGACCTGGAGCCTCTGCCCGGAGGAGTGGAGGCCGTCAAAGAAATGGCTAAGATGGATGAGTAAGTCCCGGAGATGCAGTGCACCCATTTGCTGTATGATAACCGATTTTGGCGAGCTGTAGCACACTGCGATGCAGATGGGTTTTCTGAGGAACGTGATAGTGAGATGTGTGCGCATGCCGTGACACACGCCACAGTGACAGAAGAGTTAACTGTGCGCCATAATCTGCATTAATCATCTCTGGAATGTGTGGACATTGTGCGTAATTAGACATCCAAAGATTTGGTTAcgtgggaggaggaggagggggggtttGCACAGAATTACACTAGTAAGACGGTGTTTAGGGTAAGACATCTCGCGCTGCTTTTTTCCTACTGTAAACGTTCGCCAGGATCAGTGTTTCGCTACGATTGACGTCACCTGATCAGCTGGCAGGAATGCGGCCTGGAGGGACGTGCTGGTCAAATTGATGCTGGACACATTGTGTGAAAACCTAAACAAAGCTGAGCGGTGAAGGAGAAGCCAAACAAGCTAGATGTACATTTTGTAATTCAAACTGAAACTCAAATCTGGTTGAGTTGTGGCAGCAAAAGCTCAGACAATGACCGTGCAAAGAAAGATGAAgcacaaaaggaaacaaagggGGAATTActactttgaattaccttgtgtacgaactgtgctctacaaataaaattgccttgccttgccttgccttacttcTTGGTTAGTAGCAAACTGGTGACGGTGCACGGCACTAAATATGACATAACCATCAGACATGGGGCCACTTTTAAAAGGTTAGTGCTGTGTTTCAGAACActttaaatgcatgtgtttgaaGTTATGATCATAATTGGAAATAAACTGATAATTCCAGCTATAACTGAAAGCAGCCAGGTGTGTTGAGTTTGGAGAAATGACTTGCTAAATTGGTTGTATTGACGTACAGTATTTATAATAACCTTTGTGTTCTGATTGATACAAACTGTTGGAAAGTATGtggttttttttacaataaactGGGTGACTGGGACAAAactgtataaaaaaaatttcaggATCGTTCACTTCTGGCCTGTACCCACACCTCATGGACACAGGAGAGAGATTGAAAAGCTGCCCCAATCTGTCAGTCGATCTCCCTCTTCGTTTTGCGCCCACTCATGAACGAGATCGCGAGATTGCTCAAACTTGGAGTCGCTCATTCTCATCCTGGCTGCCTCACATACCTCTGAACGAGGCCtcaccttaaaaaaaacaaaaggtgtGATCCTAAGCCAATCTTGGAAACCCACCTCGCCTTGGCTGTGTTGAGTAATTCTGTTCATGAAGGTTATGGACAGAATCTGGGGGAGTCCAACGTGCACTCAGTCAACAAGCAGCCTCCTTCAAGCTCAGTCATCAGGTGTGGGGGAGAGAGGGGTAGAAATGCTGATTGTCAGGATTTGCTGTAGAATTTGGGGATCTCCATTGAGACATGCCTTTTGgcaaagtttaatctccacataTATGAGTGCATAGTCACCTTTAGAGCACACATGAACCACTAGGCTGTCCCTCTGGACCCTTTTAAAAGTGTCCCTATGCAGACTGTTTTGCATTCGACTCTGTtgtcctccatcttcctctacAAAACTGAATCGATTGTTTTGTCAGTCCCTGAGTGCTACAGAAATACACTagtttgaaaaagttgaacTCACTGCAGTTTGAGCTGTGGCAGCCTGCCATATACTTTGGTGCATTCTGTATGGCTCTTAGAAAGCATCACCATCTGTTATCAGCTTTGTTTATGATGTTTCAGTCACACGTGGCCATCATCTCTTTCCCGGAGCTTTCTCTGAAGCGTGGAGCACAGTGGGATAATGTCTGAAACTAGCAGTCAGACTTGTATCTTTTCTCTTCTGGTGGTAATGAGTGACTCTTAAGTCATTAGTGTCTGAATTAGCTTCTTGTTTATCAgtgaatgtgtgtttttaacaaCTTTTTTTCAACTTCTTTGTTTTCTTGGACCTGGAAACTCGGCCACCTGACTTTAACATACTGTCATTTCCAGTTACTCACAACCAAACCAGTCCAGCTCTCGGCACCCAGAgtataaatgtaaataactTCTTTATCTTTGTAACTTTCCCGCTCTGATCTTGTTGTGTCCTTTGTCTCGCTGCAGCACAGATGTCTTTATTTGCACCAGCCCGATTAAACATTACAAACACTGCCCGTACGAGAAGGTAAAGCCGTCTGTCGATCAATAACATGGATGAGTTTTCTCTGAATGGATTGAGGTTTTCTAATAGATCTCCTCCGCTTTGCCTGTGTGTTTTTCCAGTATGCCTGGGTGGAGAAGCATCTGGGCCTTGACTTTCTGGAGCAGGTCATCCTGACCAGAGATAAGACGCTAATCACTGGCGACATCCTCATAGACGACAAGCCTGACATTCAAGGTAAACTTTGTGTGGGTGAACTCTCCCTGTCCTTCCTTCCTTAGTCACCCTTTTTCACATCTGCTCTTGCAAAACACATGCGCAACTCAAGAtggctacattttttttttttttttttctaaagtggGTTCTTGGAAAATAAAAGCAGCTGCAGTCCGCAACCATGGATTTTTACAGACTGGGATAACTTATAGCAAATGTCAGATCTGTGGCATCATCTCTCCAGCTGGATTGTTTTAAAAACATCCTTTGAACGGTGGATATGATATGGTCATCATGTCTGCCCTAATGAtatcaggcaaaaaaaaaaaaaaaacatcattattGTCATTGTTCATTTACATTTACTgtgacatactgcatacggcgcACAGTATGAACCCAAGAAATTTCATAGTTTGTCTCTTTAACACCATTCATTCATATATATCTTTGCATTTGAGGCCTGGAGCACATTCCAGAGATGAGGTTTATTAAATCTGTCTGCAATTGATCATTTTCAATGCCGTTAATCTCAAGATCACAAAGGTTGATTTGTCTAATTTCCTTGAGAAATCGGCCTTTTTGTATTCACAAGGTCATGGCGTAGAGCGACCTGCCCTCCTCAGAAAACAAGCGTTGTTTTTTCTCGAAATGGCACGTTGATCACGATGAACTCGAAAATGAGTGTTTTCATCGGTCATCGCCGATGTCGTGACAGTTGGGGAGGATCTATAACATCGAGTCGAGGCTTCTTATAAAAAGCACGGCCTCTCCCCTCTTCCATAATTCAAAGCTAATAAggcagtgagaaaaaaaagataaggaACAGCAGGGTTATTTCAAACTGGTGACTATAATCGTGATTTATGTCTGGGGTTGCATCGGTGCTCTTCGAAAAGCTTGTCGATACTTGTGTGATGGCAGTAATGCAGAAAAGTTCACTGAGCTTTTAGGACAACATTTACGCTGCTTTCAAGACGACGTCCCCTCCTAGTATGTCCACATTCTGCACATGACAGATCCAACGATGACAACTGCACACAGTCAGATATGTTGGCAGGAAGAATGGAACAAAATAACACCTGAAAGTCTTCATCCCCTGATATCCTCAATGTCTGAGCCTCTTTTAAATGTTGTGTTTAACAGACCCAAAGGTCCCTGATCATTTCCAAACTTCTACCTCCATACCAAGGCTCTTTGGGAGGTAAATACCACCTACAGAACTCTTTTGAGCCCCTGGAAAAAGTTCCTGTGGTCAAAAtacaattaacttttttttttctctcatcgcTGGTTTGGATCAGTCAGAAGGGCCTTGTGTTGTCATTGGTCTCTTTGCTGTGACGAGACAGCTAATTAGATGAGGTGTGCATTTGGCTAAGTTGCTCTGTTAAAGATTGCTCCAACTTGTTTTTCGCTGTGTCTAAGCAACAGCTCAAACCTTTAAATGATTAAGACTACTTACAGGAAATGCAGCAAAAGAATGAAGTGAAGCAAAAAGTACTTATTTGATCCCCCTCTGAAACATAGTGCGGTATAAAAGTAAAGAACTTGTACAGATAAACCAGGACCTAATTAGAGTTTTGGTCTGTGCATAGTGCTCTGAGAGGATTTATTCCAAAAATGAGTGATAGTCACACTGAGAAACATTAAAAGTTGTCTAACTCTTGCAATTTGAAATTTGTAGAGAAGCTCAAATTTTCAATAGTACGTGTCATTTTCAAGAAGTGTTCGTGTCTGTTTAACCTGCCGAATAGTCCTGCAAGTGTTCAGTCAGCTGTGTCTCAGAGTGCGTTTTCACAGCCCTGCTGTTCCTGAACGTCAGCACAACCAGTCAAAGCACAGGGTTTCCCCAGCCGATCCAATCCAACCAGCTGCTTTTAATGAGAAAAGACTGAAAGCAAAAACAGATGGGCAAGCTGATATGTACTTCACAAGcccactacctaaaaaaaaaaaaaatcacattatcATCAGCTTGATTTAAACTGATCCATTAAAAGAAGCTCGGGTCCAGAAAAAAGCGGTCTGCTTTGTTCTTTTACTTGTTTTTCAAGTGTTGTGTTTATACTGTTCTAAAATACAGTTCCATTGCATAAGGTCAAATAGGTCAAATAAAGGGCACGAAAACCCTGATGAAAACACCGATGGCGCCCCGCAAGTCAGTCAGTTATGTGCTCCGTGTGTACTTAGAGAATATAAATCACTGTTAATCAATTTCCGACTGTAGCTTCTGTTTTTAGCTTTGAAAACACTAAAAGCAGGCGCGGCTTTCCTCATTCCAGCTGCAGAGGTGTGTTCAGTGGAGGGGTTTATGATACCGCAGTTTAGTGTGAGGTCTCTGATCTGAGTGGGTGCATTTTAATGACTAAACATTATAAAGCGCCGCAAATAGGAATGCTTCTAAAAATAtaattgaaataaacagaaAGCAGGTAGTAACATTTTAAAGGAAGAAACTGGCATGATACTCTTTGTTACGTGGGTGTTATATGCTATATAATATGGTCGGGGTCTGAGACTGTGTGCTCCTCACACTGAAGCCTATGGGGTTGGTAGTCACTAAATGTTTGTGTCCTGATCAGGCGTGGAGCCCAAACCAACGTGGGAGCACATCCTGTTCACAGCCTGCCACAACAAACATCTGTCCGTCGGCCCCTCCCAAAGACGACTCCTGTCTTGGTCGGACGACTGGCGGGCGATCCTGAACAGCAAAAGGCAGTAAGGAACTCCGTCACCCACAAGCCTCAGTGGGAGGGGTCACTCGGAGGCTCCGAGGGATCAGCACAGACTGCATTCATCTCTGAAGAAGGAAACGAGTAATATGTTTTATACCGTACAGCTCACCTATTCACTCGTTTGACCACAAGAGGGCACTGTGACTGTAGGTGTGAAGTTGTCTCGACATTTGCACCTCCACCGATTTCATGAACACAAAGACGGAGTGAATAACAGTCATTTCAAAAGGGGCAGGCTGTGAGGGTGTGAATGAGTTGGTATCTGCTCTAATTATGGACatttaggtaaaaaaaaaaaagttatcaaGCCACTTGAGCGGTTTATCTGAGGCCCTCATTACAGAGGGCAAATCAGCAGCTCGCGGCGCTGTGTCGCATAAACGTGTCAGTGGACTTTAATTCATTCACAACATGGACCCACCGCTGCACACAAAAATAGCCTCTCTGAGTCGTAGGTGCCGGGGAGTGTGTGACTTAGACTTACAAGTACTGTCACCGTTTGGTCTGGTTACTGTTTGACATGTTCTTCATAGGAATACCTTTGCAATGTAAACACAGATATAAATCTACTGGGAAGTCTGCTCTGGTTTTTATAGAACTGAAAAGGCTACTGTGGTGCtcctccctttttcttttttttttctcctttctgaATGTGATCTCTCTGCACTTCACAATGATCTATGCATCTTACATAACACACTGATGAGAAAACCATACTTGCGCATGCACGTCGCCAAAACACCACTAGTGCATGAATTAGTCACTGGAAAGCATATGCTGATTGTGTATTTCGCTCAATCTATTTAGCAGCTCCTGTTTTAAACAGAGAAAGGGTCACAAACCACACTACAGAACTGAAGACTGTTTTAAGGCGTCCCCTGTTTCATGACCGATTTAAAAAGTACGACAACAAGCATCTCAATCTACTTTTCCTCTTAGAATGGCTTGTTTACATACAGTAAGCACACGGCATCTGATTTAAGCTGGAGGGCTTGAGCTCTGAACTGAGAAAGATCCTGCACTCTCAATAAAATCCATTTATTTTTGCATGTCATTTATAATTTAATGTGCGTCTTGATAGAAAGTATTACCTCACTTTTGCCACAAAAAGATGAGTGTTCTGTCAGTGTTCTTACTATTCTGTCAGTGGATTTTTAGCAAGTTTTAGAACATTTTTTCAGTAAAGAGTTCAATGAATCTGTTTCATGGTCAGTATGTAGAAGATGAGGCAgcgtttttgtttcgttttgtcAGACCTTGTATGATTTTTGTCTGTTTCGCTGTGAACAAATCACCAGAAGCTAAACTTGTATAATGGAAACAGTACTCGGTCCGTAGTGTTTTTATTGGGCCTACTTTGATGTAAAAAGTCACACAtgctgtttttttgtcaatggaatgtttttattctgtttgttcCACCAAGATTAAAATGGTCACAAAGAAGCATTTTtcattgcttttgttttcattcttcaTCTAAGTCtactttaaaaggaaaaaaaaaacagataaagcGATACTTTTCTCAAGCGATTGGAAACTTTCCCACCCTCAGGGTGACATCCTGGCACCAAACACGACGAACACGTCTCTTTGTTGTCATTTCCTCTCCCCGCTTATCATTATCAGTtatgaaaacatgaaacaacAGTTTCATATAAGCAGTTTCCCAGGCTGCACTCTCCGTTTTATTATACCACCAGGGTAGATTTTGTCATGCATGAGAAACTTTTGTTTCTCGTGTCAACCCGTTTATTTTGCAGGTGAAACACCTTGGAAACTGGCTGAAGTTCTCATTTGGAAAGCACTGAAGAACACAATTATGCTGAAACATCCAGTGTGACAGCCTTAGCAGATGTTGTAAACAGTCACTAGGAAAGACGGTACTGTTTCAAAGGCTCTTTTTTTAGGTGTTAACTCCAAGCAAGAGCTTTCCAAGCATGAGAGGATGTGTGTAACACAGTTGAATGATTAGTGGATGAACATACAAACACCACAGGAATccacaagaaattaaaaaaagaaaaaggcatgGAGCTATATAAATCCTGGGCACGAACAAGTCACGCAAAGCACGGGGGGTTAAAACAGGATCAAACTCCATGAGGGgaagtggggttttttttttgttttttttttacaagtgtcATTAACCCAGAGGAATTACACTGAAGGTGCATATTGTTTGTGGCATTTCACATATGGAGCAATGTATTGTTTTTGGACATCTTTCCTGTAATGACATATTCTATTGAGAGTCAATTTTGAACATGTTGAACTTTCAAAAGTAGAACAAAATCATTGTGTGGTCAACATTTACCCAGAATGTGTCTTTTTTGCAGAGTTTACGGGGTTATTCACTGTGTGTTTAATGAGGAATATATGTCTGAAGATTCCTTGCTGATATTGAGAACGAAAGTCCAAGTAATGCCTGAAATAAACCCTCAAATTCAGACAAGTTGAAGAAGAGACGTCTAAGATGAGGGGCAGGAGCAAAACGAAGAGCAAGGAGGAAGaagtttaaaatgtttgttGCATCAGTCACgcatgggaaatgtgagatcactggaAAATGAAATGGAAATTTGGCGCTGATGAACACACAGCAGGAATATTGGAAATGTTCCATGAAGATATGGCTGCAGGAACATATTCCGGACTCCAATGCCTGTCCATCTGGCTCTCAGACAATAGAGGCTCTTCAACTCTGTTGAAAAAGTAGTAAGAGTAAAGGAGGAGGCATTGCAATGTTCGATGGTGTAAACCTTGACAGATAATTATAGATAACAGATTAGGAGCACCTCTGCActccagatgttgaactgttaGCTCTAAGCTTCTGTCCATTTTATTTACTGAGAGAAGGCTTGTCTTAAGGTTAGGGTCTGATCACAGCCTCCTCATcccctcgctcctctgtcctcctgcCTGTGACCCGGAAATCGTTTACAGCCAAGTATTTTGAAGCGGGTCACAAAAATACACTTGGAGGGAGAAGAATTAGGAGAGAGAAGGCTTGTTGGCGAAGCTATAGGCAAAGATACAATTGTTAATCCTTTGTGGAAGTTATTTTTCGGCATCCTCTGAAGGGGGCGTGACACATGAATTCCAGCCTGTATcttaaatgggaaaaaatatgtACACTATCACAAACACCACCTTTAATCAAGCTTGaacaaaatacatttatatGCCTCAACAAAACAATGGTTAGATGATGTGTCACACGTCATGTTTAATTGACATCAAATTCAATTTAAGTTCAGTTGGAAAGCAAGggcatttccttgtcttctcaCTCCTCGTGTTGGTCCTTGCCCGCCTCCGCTCACAACTCTGGTGGGAGAGACGAAGACCCAAGGAAGGTAGTTGAGCAGAAGAATCGAGTGTGTTAAATGGGAATTTTGGTCGTCATACGTTTGACTCAGTGGTTGACTACAAATGCAACAGCTATTTCATTGATGTAGATATCTGGAGATCATTTTGTTATTTCTATCCGCTTACAGAAATAGATGAGACATGTCTTTAATTTGTTTACTTTTCCCCAATGAATTATGATGTTGCAAAGATCGTtgaggaaaaataaacaaactaaaGACTTTACAGCAACGATCAAGTGTTGTTCATTGCTGCACAAATCTATCTACACATAAGAACCTGATTTCAGTTCAGCACAGaggtttttttcatttgttcttttttttattgtggctTTGGTACTTTGACTTGAGTCTGACAGTGTATGCCTTATTGATTTAGTAAAAttagttcagttcagttgaTGTCAGTTGATGTGTAGGCGAGTGTTTAGTGGAATGCGGTGGGTGGGCAGGGACTGAGCTGTAAGTCCTCTGGGATAGAAAAGACTGGAAAATCTCCAAGCAAAGGGTTTGCAGACGTATCTTCCA of the Odontesthes bonariensis isolate fOdoBon6 chromosome 23, fOdoBon6.hap1, whole genome shotgun sequence genome contains:
- the nt5m gene encoding 5'(3')-deoxyribonucleotidase, mitochondrial, whose amino-acid sequence is MILFVTSRLLGRGKSLLHDPFKRICINMSSSTASDKRLRILVDMDGVLADFEGGFLKKYRARYPHEPYITQDDRRGFWVSAQYGQLRSDLCDKAISIWESKGFFIDLEPLPGGVEAVKEMAKMDDTDVFICTSPIKHYKHCPYEKYAWVEKHLGLDFLEQVILTRDKTLITGDILIDDKPDIQGVEPKPTWEHILFTACHNKHLSVGPSQRRLLSWSDDWRAILNSKRQ